A DNA window from Candidatus Bodocaedibacter vickermanii contains the following coding sequences:
- a CDS encoding RipA family octameric membrane protein — translation MSPYTSIINPDVKLDTPQNLGLFFDQYKLFIDTTGRSADQRRNLNMFYLTVNTLVMSAIGTLATSGHIKDKHFLLLGILILIGIASTLSWISAIHVYKTMNNKNHAIIKEFEQDFPALVYTSFNQDLSKLDSFSEGKNFVVQREIIIPYIFLVGYILYALLKIIKAYFLNI, via the coding sequence ATGAGCCCATACACATCCATTATTAATCCAGACGTCAAATTAGATACTCCTCAAAACTTAGGGCTATTTTTTGATCAATATAAATTATTCATAGATACCACGGGAAGATCTGCCGATCAGCGTCGTAATCTTAATATGTTTTACCTTACGGTGAATACGTTGGTTATGTCGGCAATTGGAACGTTGGCAACCAGCGGACATATCAAAGATAAGCATTTTTTACTGTTGGGCATTTTAATATTGATTGGAATTGCATCAACATTGTCATGGATATCAGCAATCCATGTTTATAAGACGATGAACAATAAAAACCATGCAATCATTAAAGAGTTTGAGCAGGATTTTCCGGCACTAGTATATACATCATTTAACCAAGACCTGTCCAAACTTGATTCGTTCTCAGAAGGAAAAAACTTTGTAGTACAACGGGAAATAATAATCCCTTATATTTTTTTAGTTGGATATATTCTATATGCTTTATTAAAGATAATTAAGGCATATTTTTTGAATATCTAA
- the tssC gene encoding type VI secretion system contractile sheath large subunit, producing the protein MADTQENLSLVDQCLISAKMALDDSQKDHAIELLKEFVAQVEKGGAAGLPNAAVFIHKRIQEIDDVVSGQVNEVLHHPDFQKLEASWRGLQFLVANTECGARLKLRLLNATKKELLEDLEKALEFDQSSLFKKIYEEEYGTFGGHPYSCLMGDYEFSRAPQDQELLRKISGVAAAAHAPFISAADPKLFHMETFESLSTPRDLSKLFESSDMAAWRSFRQSEDARYVTLVLPHVLMRLPYGPETVPVEGLIFVEKVDGVDNSKFCWGNAAYALAQRITHAFATYGWTAAIRGVEGGGLVEALPAYTFKSADGDILLKCPTEVTITDRREKELSDLGFIALCHCKGTDYAAFFGGQTSQEPKVYNLADATANANLSARLPYILASSRFAHYVKSIMRDKIGSFMTKNEVSTYLNDWIANYVLLNDGAPQTIKAQYPLREARVDVEDIPGKPGSYRAIIYLRPHFQLEEFTASIRLVATLPKPAGA; encoded by the coding sequence ATGGCTGATACTCAAGAAAATTTATCACTCGTAGATCAGTGCTTAATCAGCGCAAAAATGGCGTTAGATGACAGCCAAAAAGATCATGCGATTGAATTACTGAAAGAGTTTGTAGCGCAAGTAGAAAAAGGCGGAGCTGCAGGGTTACCTAATGCTGCCGTGTTTATTCACAAGCGCATTCAAGAAATTGACGATGTTGTTTCAGGTCAAGTGAATGAAGTGCTGCATCACCCAGACTTCCAAAAATTGGAGGCTTCTTGGCGTGGGTTACAGTTCTTAGTTGCAAATACAGAATGTGGTGCGCGTCTAAAACTACGTTTATTGAACGCAACAAAGAAAGAATTGTTAGAAGATTTAGAAAAAGCGTTAGAGTTCGACCAAAGCTCACTCTTCAAAAAAATCTATGAAGAAGAATATGGTACATTCGGTGGACATCCTTATTCATGCTTGATGGGTGATTACGAATTTAGCCGTGCGCCTCAAGATCAAGAATTGCTTCGCAAAATATCTGGCGTTGCAGCAGCTGCGCATGCACCCTTTATTTCTGCGGCGGATCCAAAGTTATTTCACATGGAAACGTTTGAAAGCTTATCAACACCGCGTGATCTATCTAAACTGTTTGAAAGTTCAGATATGGCGGCGTGGCGTTCTTTCCGTCAATCAGAAGATGCTCGTTATGTAACGTTGGTATTACCACACGTATTAATGCGCTTACCCTATGGACCAGAAACTGTTCCTGTAGAAGGCTTAATTTTTGTTGAAAAAGTTGATGGCGTTGACAACAGTAAATTCTGTTGGGGTAATGCGGCATATGCGTTAGCTCAACGTATTACACATGCATTCGCGACGTATGGATGGACTGCAGCAATTCGTGGTGTAGAAGGTGGTGGTTTGGTTGAAGCATTGCCAGCATATACATTTAAAAGTGCGGATGGCGACATTCTCTTAAAATGCCCAACCGAAGTTACGATTACAGACCGTCGTGAAAAAGAATTGTCTGATTTAGGCTTTATCGCGTTGTGTCATTGTAAGGGTACGGATTATGCTGCGTTCTTTGGTGGTCAAACATCACAAGAACCAAAGGTATACAATCTTGCAGATGCAACGGCAAATGCCAATCTTTCTGCACGTTTACCGTATATTTTGGCATCGTCTCGTTTTGCGCACTATGTGAAATCAATCATGCGCGACAAGATTGGCAGCTTTATGACAAAGAATGAAGTTTCAACATATTTAAATGATTGGATTGCTAACTATGTTCTTTTAAATGATGGGGCTCCACAAACAATTAAAGCGCAATATCCACTGCGTGAAGCGCGTGTAGATGTAGAAGATATTCCCGGTAAGCCAGGTTCTTACCGCGCGATTATTTACTTACGTCCGCATTTCCAATTAGAAGAGTTTACAGCATCAATCCGTTTGGTGGCTACTTTGCCAAAACCAGCGGGTGCGTAA
- the traT gene encoding complement resistance protein TraT has protein sequence MMNKRYLLLITALFLTGCGDVQVYDVDTKFSNVIRVEPVSKGRRSVFLRIKDVTGHASELATSIEQHLKTKGYSVVADPGIATYKLMVTIIKFGDDTSNGQVVEESSIRSFADRVGIAEVEITNLSGKSIKTRLMVGVNMRGGLFKTPTPQVEQFAWTRLIHRLSQAVSRMF, from the coding sequence ATGATGAATAAAAGATATTTACTATTAATTACGGCGTTGTTTTTAACGGGCTGTGGCGACGTTCAAGTGTATGATGTGGATACAAAGTTTTCTAACGTTATACGTGTTGAACCTGTTTCAAAAGGGCGTCGCTCCGTGTTTTTGCGTATCAAAGACGTAACGGGGCACGCCTCTGAATTGGCGACATCGATTGAACAACACTTAAAAACAAAAGGGTATTCTGTCGTTGCTGATCCTGGGATTGCTACCTATAAATTAATGGTAACTATCATAAAATTTGGTGATGATACGTCGAATGGTCAAGTCGTTGAAGAAAGTTCTATCAGATCCTTTGCAGATCGCGTTGGAATTGCCGAAGTTGAAATTACTAACTTAAGCGGTAAAAGTATAAAAACTCGCTTAATGGTGGGCGTTAATATGCGCGGCGGTTTGTTTAAGACGCCTACACCGCAGGTTGAGCAATTTGCGTGGACGCGGTTAATTCACCGATTATCCCAAGCAGTTTCCAGGATGTTCTAA
- the tnpA gene encoding IS200/IS605 family transposase has protein sequence MTDYSKTSHTVFYHRYHLVWITKYRKRVLSGELRLRVREVIAQVADELGVKVCNGVLSADHVHIFVEISPHVSVSEFVKIAKGRLSRKIQQEFPNIKKEYWGRHFWGRGFFSSTSGNVTDDIINAYINNHTDSFQSNNLSNISLE, from the coding sequence ATGACAGATTATAGCAAAACCAGCCACACCGTATTTTACCATAGATATCACTTAGTATGGATCACCAAGTATCGTAAACGAGTTCTAAGTGGTGAATTAAGATTACGAGTGCGTGAGGTGATCGCACAGGTTGCTGATGAACTGGGTGTTAAGGTTTGCAATGGCGTGTTGTCAGCAGATCATGTGCATATTTTTGTAGAAATATCTCCCCACGTATCGGTCAGTGAATTTGTAAAAATAGCAAAGGGACGATTGTCAAGAAAGATTCAGCAGGAGTTTCCTAATATCAAGAAAGAATATTGGGGAAGACACTTCTGGGGGCGAGGGTTCTTTAGTTCAACGAGCGGCAATGTTACTGATGACATCATTAATGCCTACATCAACAATCATACGGACTCTTTCCAGTCAAATAACCTTTCTAATATCTCTTTAGAGTAG
- the tssB gene encoding type VI secretion system contractile sheath small subunit, translating into MDSIQHVLDRVRKPRVHITYDVEIGDAVEMKELPFVMGIMADLAGNRTSELPKLKDRKFVELDPDTFGEIMASVAPRIAFEVPSRMPGAAETDTVSLALNFKSMDDFGPLEIAKQMNGLVGYCDARVKLSDLLAKLDGNDVLHAILKDVMTSPDKLAQMKTDLAAAAPAA; encoded by the coding sequence ATGGACAGTATTCAACACGTGTTAGATCGAGTTCGCAAGCCTCGCGTACATATTACGTATGACGTTGAGATTGGTGATGCGGTCGAAATGAAAGAACTTCCCTTCGTTATGGGAATTATGGCAGACCTAGCAGGAAATCGTACTAGTGAGCTTCCAAAACTAAAAGACAGAAAATTTGTAGAATTAGATCCAGATACGTTTGGTGAAATTATGGCGTCTGTTGCGCCACGCATTGCATTCGAAGTTCCAAGCCGTATGCCTGGTGCTGCAGAAACCGATACCGTTAGTCTGGCCTTAAACTTTAAGAGTATGGATGATTTCGGTCCGTTAGAAATTGCAAAACAAATGAATGGTTTGGTCGGGTATTGTGATGCTCGTGTAAAATTGTCAGATTTGCTTGCAAAGCTAGATGGAAATGATGTGCTTCATGCCATTTTAAAAGATGTAATGACCAGTCCAGATAAACTTGCTCAGATGAAAACAGATTTAGCTGCGGCTGCTCCAGCGGCCTAA